In Topomyia yanbarensis strain Yona2022 chromosome 2, ASM3024719v1, whole genome shotgun sequence, one DNA window encodes the following:
- the LOC131678501 gene encoding uncharacterized protein LOC131678501, translating to MAEVDNRSQLLSRRATLLAALGRAEVFAVEYDALRDESQVPLRLEYLNGIWNNLETVQAELEDNETNEDGKLPTISLPEFDGDYMQWLAFHDTFLALIHSNSEVPDIQKFHYLRAAVKGEAAQLIESIGISSANYSLAWQTLESRYSNDYLLKKRHLQALLDISRMKKESAAALHGLVDEFERHTKILRQLGEPTDAWSTILEHLLCTRLHDDSLKAWEDHASTVDNPDYTCLIDFLQRRTRVLESISVNHQTADSHSATGQPAHSSKRTFHSQLRLSSCASTASSPVTHSGEKCVLCSQSHLLMRCQRFNRLSPSERQQFVKSKRLCHNCMKGDHIARNCPSNFNCRKCSRRHHTLLHSEQPDGSSRFNNEGTYTVPATTASTSSQPTGSSAAQPSAQSTVAATESIPQTEVSATVQQYRENVFLLTVIVKVIDAYGEEHLARASQQRIATEPHHRSKGDFSCSVDFLVMDKVTVNLPSQTISTKEWHIPKDLFLADPSFNESQPIDMVLGAKHFYSFFPSAARLQLGRNLPLLVDSVFGWIVAGSTNQNSPIQVTSPTSMVVSMISLEDSLERFWKTEELTTKDNYSVEERHCESLFQSTVSRDPTGRYIVRYPRKPDFNVMLGESKSTAQRRFGLLERRLERDPNLKDEYHLFMREYLSLGYMRLVEADDEHHSQAYYLPHHPVIKEASTTTKVRVVFDGSAKTSTGFSLNEALCVGPVVQDDLLTIILRFRTFPIALVGDIAKMYRQVLVHSNDSYLQRILWRFSDQSPVQTYELLTVTYGLGPSAYLATRTLQQLAEDEGRTFTAAGPALKKGFYVDDFIGGAQTVEEAIQLRIELGELLEKGGFALRKWTSNRLEVLQGLTDDQIGMQSALHFCPNETIKALGISWEPETDFLRFDSQIRHSDEHPTKRTILSDIARLVDPLGLIAPVVVRAKILMQELWLLSCGWDDPVPEPIKSKWESYHRELAKISEHRVDRYALLPGSSIQLHIFADASQSAYGACTYARCEDGRRRVRIQLLASKSRVAPLKRISIARLELCAAVLAAHLHTHIKKAIDVTVAASYFWSDSAVTLQWLRSPPNVWPTFVANRVSEIQQYTHGCQWKHVPGGENPADLVSRGMSVEDFLKSYLWTNGPSWLTRSLQNSANSIPPGVPQEELEIKTTVVVAQVTPTVHPWFLQWSSYNRLLRIIGYCIKFVTNTRAKVRTQPPPTPIDRSLTVDELTKSKTLLIRLAQHDDAEIKQLEEGNSVSKRSPFT from the exons ATGGCGGAGGTCGACAATAGAAGCCAGTTGTTGTCACGGAGAGCTACACTGCTTGCTGCTCTGGGTCGGGCAGAGGTTTTTGCTGTGGAGTACGACGCTCTTCGTGACGAATCGCAGGTACCTTTGAGGTTGGAGTACCTGAACGGAATTTGGAATAATTTGGAGACCGTTCAAGCGGAACTGGAGGACAACGAAACCAACGAAGATGGTAAG CTGCCAACAATTTCGTTGCCTGAGTTCGATGGTGATTACATGCAATGGCTTGCATTCCACGATACTTTCTTGGCATTGATTCATTCAAACTCTGAGGTCCCGGATATTCAGAAATTCCACTATTTGAGGGCAGCTGTCAAGGGGGAAGCTGCTCAGTTGATTGAATCGATCGGTATCAGCTCTGCAAACTATTCTTTAGCTTGGCAAACTTTAGAAAGCAGGTATTCCAACGATTATTTGCTGAAGAAGCGTCACTTGCAGGCACTGTTAGACATTTCGAGGATGAAGAAGGAGTCTGCTGCTGCGCTTCACGGGTTGGTGGACGAATTTGAACGTCACACCAAGATTCTTCGACAACTGGGAGAACCAACCGACGCCTGGAGTACCATTTTGGAGCATCTGCTATGCACGCGTCTGCACGATGACTCTTTGAAGGCATGGGAAGACCATGCATCTACCGTCGACAATCCGGATTACACTTGTCTCATAGATTTTTTGCAACGAAGAACTCGAGTACTGGAATCGATCTCAGTCAACCATCAAACTGCTGATTCGCATTCCGCTACTGGTCAGCCAGCTCATTCGTCGAAGAGAACATTCCATTCACAGCTTCGTCTCTCTTCTTGTGCCTCCACAGCGAGTTCACCAGTAACACATTCTGGTGAGAAATGTGTCCTCTGCAGCCAGTCCCATTTACTGATGAGATGTCAGCGTTTTAACCGACTTTCGCCGAGTGAACGTCAGCAGTTTGTGAAATCGAAACGTCTGTGTCATAACTGTATGAAAGGTGATCACATTGCCCGCAATTGTCCATCCAATTTCAACTGCCGTAAGTGCAGTCGTCGCCATCACACTCTTCTCCACTCTGAGCAGCCCGACGGTTCCAGTCGATTCAACAATGAGGGTACATATACCGTTCCAGCTACAACCGCTTCGACTTCTTCGCAGCCCACTGGGTCTTCTGCAGCACAACCGTCTGCGCAATCAACAGTTGCTGCTACTGAGAGCATCCCGCAAACTGAAGTCAGTGCCACTGTCCAGCAGTACCGTGAGAACGTGTTCCTTCTCACCGTGATCGTCAAGGTGATCGATGCGTACGGTGAAGAGCATCTAGCGCGCGCTTCTCAACAGCGCATCGCAACCGAACCTCATCACAGATC AAAGGGTGATTTTTCGTGCAGCGTCGACTTTCTGGTGATGGACAAAGTAACGGTGAACCTTCCATCGCAAACCATATCAACAAAAGAATGGCACATTCCGAAGGACTTATTTCTTGCAGATCCGTCTTTCAACGAGAGTCAGCCAATCGACATGGTGCTAGGTGCCAAACATTTCTACTCGTTCTTCCCGAGTGCTGCACGCCTGCAGCTAGGCCGAAACCTTCCTCTACTGGTGGACAGTGTCTTCGGCTGGATTGTTGCTGGGTCGACAAACCAAAATTCCCCTATACAAGTGACGTCACCCACCTCTATGGTTGTTTCGATGATTTCTTTGGAGGACAGTCTAGAGCGTTTCTGGAAAACTGAAGAGCTGACTACCAAGGACAACTACTCTGTTGAAGAAAGGCACTGTGaatcgttgtttcaatcaaccgtatccCGTGATCCTACTGGACGATACATCGTTCGGTATCCCCGTAAACCAGACTTTAACGTTATGCTAGGAGAGTCGAAGAGCACTGCACAACGCCGTTTCGGACTACTTGAAAGGCGTTTGGAACGAGACCCAAACCTAAAAGATGAATACCATTTGTTTATGCGAGAGTACCTCTCCCTCGGCTATATGCGACTGGTCGAAGCGGACGACGAACACCACTCTCAAGCCTACTATCTGCCCCACCACCCCGTAATTAAGGAAGCAAGTACAACGACCAAGGTTCGGGTCGTATTTGACGGCTCGGCCAAAACTTCTACCGGCTTCTCTCTAAACGAAGCTCTTTGCGTGGGTCCTGTGGTACAAGACGATCTTTTGACCATCATCTTGCGGTTTCGTACCTTTCCAATCGCCCTGGTCGGTGACATAGCTAAAATGTACCGACAGGTACTTGTTCACTCCAACGATTCTTATTTGCAGCGCATCCTTTGGCGATTTTCAGACCAGTCTCCAGTCCAGACATACGAACTACTCACTGTTACGTATGGTCTCGGTCCATCTGCTTACCTAGCAACACGAACTCTCCAGCAACTGGCAGAAGATGAAGGTCGAACATTCACTGCAGCCGGCCCAGCACTTAAAAAGGGTTTCTACGTGGACGATTTTATTGGTGGAGCTCAAACCGTAGAAGAGGCGATCCAACTTCGCATAGAGCTCGGTGAATTGTTAGAGAAAGGAGGATTTGCACTACGCAAATGGACCTCTAACCGGCTCGAAGTTCTGCAAGGTCTCACCGATGATCAGATTGGTATGCAATCTGCTTTGCACTTTTGTCCAAATGAAACCATTAAGGCATTGGGAATTAGTTGGGAGCCCGAAACTGATTTTCTTCGTTTCGACTCACAGATTCGACACAGCGACGAACACCCGACAAAGCGGACGATTCTCTCCGACATAGCACGACTAGTCGACCCTCTTGGATTAATCGCCCCTGTCGTCGTCCGAGCGAAAATTTTGATGCAGGAACTGTGGCTTCTATCCTGCGGCTGGGATGATCCTGTACCAGAACCCATCAAGTCCAAATGGGAAAGCTACCATCGAGAACTGGCAAAGATTTCGGAGCACCGTGTAGACAGGTATGCCTTATTACCCGGCTCATCTATTCAGCTGCACATCTTTGCAGATGCTTCCCAATCCGCATACGGTGCATGTACGTACGCTCGCTGTGAAGATGGACGACGAAGAGTGAGGATCCAGCTTTTGGCTTCGAAGTCACGCGTCGCCCCACTTAAACGAATCAGCATCGCTCGGCTGGAACTGTGTGCTGCCGTGCTAGCTGCTCATCTGCACACCCACATTAAAAAGGCCATCGACGTCACCGTAGCTGCTTCCTATTTTTGGTCCGACTCAGCTGTCACTCTACAGTGGCTACGATCTCCACCAAACGTATGGCCCACGTTCGTTGCCAACAGAGTGTCAGAAATCCAGCAGTACACACACGGATGCCAATGGAAACACGTTCCTGGAGGAGAAAATCCAGCTGACCTGGTTTCGCGCGGTATGTCTGTCGAAGATTTCCTCAAAAGCTATTTGTGGACTAACGGTCCTAGTTGGTTAACACGTTCCCTGCAAAATTCGGCCAATTCGATACCCCCAGGTGTCCCACAAGAAGAACTGGAAATAAAAACAACCGTCGTTGTCGCTCAAGTAACACCTACAGTGCACCCCTGGTTTCTACAATGGTCATCGTACAATCGCCTTCTTCGCATCATAGGATATTGCATCAAATTCGTCACCAATACCCGAGCCAAAGTTCGCACGCAGCCCCCACCGACTCCCATCGACCGATCACTTACCGTCGACGAACTAACAAAATCCAAAACGCTTCTTATTCGTTTGGCTCAACACGACGATgcagaaataaaacaattggAGGAAGGCAATTCAGTTTCGAAGCGTTCCCCCTTCACTTGA